The sequence below is a genomic window from Clostridium sp. BJN0001.
TAATAATTTAAGTGAGAAATCTGAAAAATGTTTGAAAGATTCAGGAATTGAAGTAATTAAAGTATAAAAGAATCAATAAAAAATAATGCTGACACAATTAATTAAAAAATTAATTGTGTCAGCATTATTTAATTTAATATTTTTTATTTAACTTTATCTTTATAAGATATATTATTCCTACAGCTATAAATATTAAACTTATAAGCTGAGCCATTCTTATATTGAAAAACATAAGACTATCCGTTCTTAATCCCTCAATAAAAAATCTTCCAAACGAATAAAGTATTATATAAAAGGAAATAACCATACCATCCGTCTTTTTTCTATAAAGCAATAAAAATAATAATATTATAAATATTAATACATTCCATATTGATTCATATAAAAAAGTGGGATTATAGTATGATCCATTTATATACATTCCTTTTTGAATAAATAAAGGGAATTTTTTGATAAACTCATATGATACTACATCTCCATGAGCTTCACCATTCATAAAATTTCCCCATCTTCCTATCGCCTGTGCAAGAATAAGTGATGGTGCTATAATATCGAGATATTTAACTATATTTATATTTTTCACTTTGCAATAAATTATCATTGATATTAAAGCTCCTAAAATTCCTCCATGTATAGCAAGACCTCCTGTACGAAGATTAAATATGCTTAATATATTATCTTTAAAATAAGAAAATTCAAAAATCACATAATATAAACGTGCACCTATTATTGCGGATGGAAAAACAA
It includes:
- the lgt gene encoding prolipoprotein diacylglyceryl transferase, with the translated sequence MNPIAFSILGYGVRWYGIFIGFSVILGMIIAYYNAKKLNVDFEVISDGFLIVFPSAIIGARLYYVIFEFSYFKDNILSIFNLRTGGLAIHGGILGALISMIIYCKVKNINIVKYLDIIAPSLILAQAIGRWGNFMNGEAHGDVVSYEFIKKFPLFIQKGMYINGSYYNPTFLYESIWNVLIFIILLFLLLYRKKTDGMVISFYIILYSFGRFFIEGLRTDSLMFFNIRMAQLISLIFIAVGIIYLIKIKLNKKY